The window TTCTTCTCAATCCTTGGGAGGGCCTGATCGCTTTTTCCTTCGAATGGGTTCACCTCCACATCGGTTGGATGGGAAAGTCAGGCCATCAACAAAAACGCTCCAACGCCGGCCAAGTATCCGATCAGGGCGAGCCAGGAAATGCGTTTGACATACCAGAAAAATTCGACGCGCTCGATGCCCATGACGGCTACGCCTGCTGCCGAGCCAATGATGAGGATGGAGCCGCCGGTGCCCGCACAGTAGGCCAAAAATTGCCAAAAGGGATGGTTGGGAGTTGCCAATTCCGGATAATGAATGGGATCGTACATCTGGATCGCGCCTGAAACCAACGGCACGTTGTCTACAATCGCCGACAACAATCCGATCATCACGACAACCGAATTCCGGTTTGGGAGCGAAGTATCGAGCCAAACTGCCAATTCACCCAGAATGCCTGAAACTTGCAAAGCGCCAACCGCCAACAAAATACCGAGGAAAAAGAGCATGCTCGGGATATCAATCCGCTCCAAGGCATGCGCAGGACTGAATTTCTCCTTGAAATCATCTTGTTTGCGCTTGTGCATGACTTCGGTGAAAATCCACATCGCGCCGAGACTCAGCATCATCCCCATAAATGGCGGTAGATGCGTGAAAAGTTTAAAAACAGGGACAAATACCAAACATACCAAACCAATTACCAAGACTGCCAATTTTTGGTTTTGGGAGACCTCTGCTTCCTTGTTTGATTCTGTATTGGAGCCGGGATGACCTTTGAGCCATGCGGCAAGATTCTTTTGGGTTTCGATCGAATCATCCGTTTCCACCGCGATGGGTGCCTCGACGCGACCTTTGATCCAAAAACTAAGAATGAAAAGCGGGACCACCAGGGAAACCAAACTCGGAAGGAAGAGATTGGTCATCAATTCAATGGGCGTAAACTTTTCCTTGATCCAAAGCATGGTTGTCGTGACATCGCCGATGGGAGACCAAGCACCGCCTGAATTCGCTGCAATGATGACAATACCGGCAAACAGCAGGCGGTCCTTGCGGCTATCGATCAGCTTTCCTATCAAGGAAACCATCACGATCGCGGTGGTGAGATTGTCCAATGCTGCCGAAAGAAAAAATGTGATCAACGCGATGATCCATAGCAAGGAAACCTTTCGTTTGGTCCGTATCGCCCGCGTTAGAATATCAAAACCACCATGAACGTCGATCAACTCGACGATCGTCATCGCACCGATCAGGAAAAATAGAATTTGGGCGATTTCAGCCACTTGGCCCTCCAAGGCATGAAGGGTCGACTCGGGATTTGACTGCGATAAAATGTAAACCGTCCATGCCAATACGCCCGTCAACAAGGCTGTCGCAGCCTTGCTCACCATCAACGAATGCTCAAATGCAATCGCGACATATCCCGCAACAAAAATGATTAAAATCGCAACTTCCATCCGCGCAAGTATCTGCCAATCAGTCGATAATGCAATAGGCTCGTAGCCTCCTACAAACGATCGAACTGATCACTTTTCACTTTTCACTTTTCACTTTTCACTTATCACTTTTCACTTCTCAGCTTCCCAGTTTGTCCAGCGCCAACCCAAGTCCAGCCTGCCAGAGCGCCGTCGTCTCCGGATTCATGGAATTGACATCGGCCAAGGCATCGTAGATGCAATTGCTCACATCTTTGAAGATCGCCTCGTCCTCGAGCGGGCCGTCGCTGCCCATGAAATAGGCAAAGGCACGCGCCATGCCACAGTTGGCAATGAAATCGGGGAGGACCGCCAAGGAATTGTCGGCATGAATCGCCGTCGGGCCGAGGAAAATTTGCGGATCGTCGAAGGGGACATTGGCACCGCTCGAGATGACTTCCATGCCTGCCGCCTTCATTTGGTCGACCTGTGCACGTGTAAGCACCCGCGAGCGGGCGCAAGGGAGGAAAATCTCGGCCTCGACAGACCAGATTTTTTCCATCAATTCGTCGTAGGGGATGAGGTTGGGAGCCGCGAGACAGTTGCCATCGCGGGTCAGGAAAAGCTGCCGGATTTCGTCGAGGCTGAAGCCTTCGGGTTTGAGCAGGCCGCCATTGCGGTCAATGATGCCAACGACAGGCAGGCCATATTGGGCGGCATAGTAGGCAGCTGCGGCGCCGACGTTGCCAAATCCTTGGACGATCACACGTTTGCCAGCCCATCCGCTTGCCCAGAGGTCGTAATAATGGCGCACAGCTTCGACGACTCCCCAGCCGGTAATCATGTCGGCCACGACCCAAGGTTGGCCGCCAGGCGTATAATAAGGTGTATCAATCACCTTGCTCACGCCGTTTTGCAGGCGCGAAATGATGCGTTGCTTTCCGTCGGCATCGGGTTTGAAGTGGCCCACCGCGATACCTTCTTGGCAATGAAGCAATCCCATCGCCTTGGTGATGGGCAAAACTTCCTTGATTTCATCGACATTGAGGTCCCCGCCGGTACCATAGTAAGTCTTGAGCAAGGGCAAAACGGCGGCATACCAGCGTTTGAGCACGCCTTCTTTGCGTGGATCTGCAGGATTGAAGTTGATCCCTGATTTGGCACCGCCGATTTGTGGTCCACAGACCGAAAATTTCACTTCCATGGTCTTGGCAAGTGACAGCACCTCGTGTTTGTTGAGGCCTTCGCGCATGCGCGTACCACCGCCTGCAGCACCGCCGCGCAAGGAGTTGATCACCACCCAGCCTTCGGCTTCAGTTTCAGAATCCTTCCATTCGAAGACAATTTCGGGTCTTTTGGCCTCGAAGGCCTGCAGTCTTTCCAGCATGTTCTTTGTGAATTATTCTTCCAACAACCAATTTACTCCCGCAAAACTATAAAAAAAGTCGGGTGCAATGAGATTCCAAGGGATTTCTAAGCGGTGCCTCAGGCTAGTGTTGCCAGAATCCATGATTTAAGAGGGTTCTATTGCACGAGAATGCGGTAAAAAGCCTTTGTTCAGATGCCACGGAGCAATCCTGGTTCAAAATTATCATCACCATTCAAGTCGATTTTGGCGGTAATTTTATACCTTGGAACTTGCTTGGGCTTGGATTCGGGCGCACAAAACATTGCTACGCGACATTCTGCAACTCATATTTCCTAAAAACTGTCCCGGCTGCGAAAACACGCTGCTCAAGGGCGAAGGCGCGGTTTGTTTGAAATGTCTGCTTGAAATCGGGGAAACCCATTTCCATTCGGCTCCCCAAGACAACGAATTGTATTTCAGATTGGCAGGAAAAGTTCCCTTGGATGGGGCGGTTGCGCTCTTTTATTTTGACAAGCGTGGACGTTTCAAACGCATCATTCAAGCTTTAAAATATGGCAACCGACCGCAGGTGGGGCAGTTTCTTGGTCATTTTTACGGGGAGAAGTTGTCGGGAATCGTTGCGTTTTCCAAGGCAGATGTGATTGTACCGGTTCCATTGCACCGCAGCCGCTACGCCGAGCGAGGCTATAACCAAAGCGAAATGATTGGAAAGGGGCTAAGCAAAGCCTTGGGAATCCCCATGGTGACCGATGCGTTGGTGCGCTCTTCCAAAACAAAAACGCAGACAAAAAAGTCACAGACCGAGCGCTGGCAAAATGTCGAAGACGCATTTGAGCTGCGTAAGCCCTTGGGCGGCAAGCTGATCTTGGTGGACGATGTCGTGACAACCGGGGCGACCTTGGAGGCTTGCATCCGCGAATTGTATGCGCAACCGGTTCCGCCTGAGGCCGTTTACGTGCTGGCT of the Bacteroidota bacterium genome contains:
- the nhaD gene encoding sodium:proton antiporter NhaD; amino-acid sequence: MEVAILIIFVAGYVAIAFEHSLMVSKAATALLTGVLAWTVYILSQSNPESTLHALEGQVAEIAQILFFLIGAMTIVELIDVHGGFDILTRAIRTKRKVSLLWIIALITFFLSAALDNLTTAIVMVSLIGKLIDSRKDRLLFAGIVIIAANSGGAWSPIGDVTTTMLWIKEKFTPIELMTNLFLPSLVSLVVPLFILSFWIKGRVEAPIAVETDDSIETQKNLAAWLKGHPGSNTESNKEAEVSQNQKLAVLVIGLVCLVFVPVFKLFTHLPPFMGMMLSLGAMWIFTEVMHKRKQDDFKEKFSPAHALERIDIPSMLFFLGILLAVGALQVSGILGELAVWLDTSLPNRNSVVVMIGLLSAIVDNVPLVSGAIQMYDPIHYPELATPNHPFWQFLAYCAGTGGSILIIGSAAGVAVMGIERVEFFWYVKRISWLALIGYLAGVGAFLLMA
- a CDS encoding amino acid dehydrogenase, which codes for MLERLQAFEAKRPEIVFEWKDSETEAEGWVVINSLRGGAAGGGTRMREGLNKHEVLSLAKTMEVKFSVCGPQIGGAKSGINFNPADPRKEGVLKRWYAAVLPLLKTYYGTGGDLNVDEIKEVLPITKAMGLLHCQEGIAVGHFKPDADGKQRIISRLQNGVSKVIDTPYYTPGGQPWVVADMITGWGVVEAVRHYYDLWASGWAGKRVIVQGFGNVGAAAAYYAAQYGLPVVGIIDRNGGLLKPEGFSLDEIRQLFLTRDGNCLAAPNLIPYDELMEKIWSVEAEIFLPCARSRVLTRAQVDQMKAAGMEVISSGANVPFDDPQIFLGPTAIHADNSLAVLPDFIANCGMARAFAYFMGSDGPLEDEAIFKDVSNCIYDALADVNSMNPETTALWQAGLGLALDKLGS
- a CDS encoding ComF family protein, with amino-acid sequence MELAWAWIRAHKTLLRDILQLIFPKNCPGCENTLLKGEGAVCLKCLLEIGETHFHSAPQDNELYFRLAGKVPLDGAVALFYFDKRGRFKRIIQALKYGNRPQVGQFLGHFYGEKLSGIVAFSKADVIVPVPLHRSRYAERGYNQSEMIGKGLSKALGIPMVTDALVRSSKTKTQTKKSQTERWQNVEDAFELRKPLGGKLILVDDVVTTGATLEACIRELYAQPVPPEAVYVLALGMARHG